A DNA window from Mytilus edulis chromosome 14, xbMytEdul2.2, whole genome shotgun sequence contains the following coding sequences:
- the LOC139502578 gene encoding uncharacterized protein has translation MSAVHSGVWLFYCSMSFAICGADGKTNVQIPLLNNKATAPLYAEFNMSNLNQQLREIFNQGVIQNTANVSCAEPYEKIGKGCYSINYDNVSGDAAFASCTDPGAYLANFETLEEAMIMKLFLQKKNSGVHYYVGGRNVNRILQHGDWRWIKHGKATKMMYNAFAFSQGPGGKPDSEKDCMFFYASDRYKFHDQGCDSENYLGGYICEI, from the exons ATGTCTGCTGTGCACAGTGGGGTCTGGCTTTTCTACTGCTCGATGTCTTTCGCAATTTGTGGCGCTGACGGAAAAACAAACGTACAGATTCCTTTACTGAATAATAAAGCTACAGCTCCTCTGTATGCTGAATTTAATATGTCAAATTTGAATCAACAACTGAGAGAGATATTTAACCAGGGAGTCATACAGAATACAGCTAATG TGAGCTGCGCAGAACCATACGAGAAGATAGGGAAAGGCTGTTATTCCATCAACTATGACAACGTATCTGGTGATGCAGCATTT GCGAGCTGTACAGACCCTGGTGCATACCTTGCTAATTTTGAAACGCTTGAAGAAGCCATGATCATGAAATTGTTCCTTCAGAAGAAGAATTCAG GTGTACACTACTACGTTGGTGGACGTAACGTTAATAGAATCCTACAACATGGCGATTGGAGATGGATTAAACATGGTAAAGCAACAAAGATGATGTATAATGCCTTTGCCTTTTCTCAGGGACCCGGAGGAAAACCTGACAGTGAAAAGGATTGCATGTTCTTTTACGCAAGCGATAGATACAAGTTCCATGATCAAGGATGTGACAGTGAAAATTACCTTGGGGGTTATATTTGTGAAATTTGA